A genome region from Fervidobacterium changbaicum includes the following:
- a CDS encoding oxidoreductase, translated as MASFSIKNVKYNAYLLTKKSTIEITDRTYLISFQEDLEFSPGQFCMVNVDGAGLTRKPFTLGRIEGTVAISVKIAGKGSEYIVKTSERLNVLAPLGNAFVPENRNGAVVVAPSCLAEGLHLSEHFKIPLFVASKSALSREITSQFELNTVVGNDGYLRLLEELNNSRFDWIFVSGSRIMEELAVRNMPNKLVYVSLNEYMACGIGACKGCAVETMNGIKHACTDGPVFRGDEIWARH; from the coding sequence ATGGCGAGTTTCTCAATTAAGAATGTCAAATACAACGCGTATCTCTTGACCAAAAAATCCACTATTGAGATCACAGATAGAACGTATCTTATCTCATTTCAGGAAGACCTCGAATTCTCCCCTGGGCAGTTCTGTATGGTGAATGTAGACGGTGCTGGATTAACTCGTAAACCGTTCACACTTGGAAGAATCGAAGGTACTGTCGCCATATCCGTCAAAATCGCTGGTAAAGGTAGTGAGTACATTGTCAAGACAAGTGAAAGACTGAACGTACTTGCACCACTGGGAAATGCATTTGTTCCGGAAAATAGAAATGGGGCGGTTGTTGTTGCACCTTCTTGTCTTGCTGAAGGATTACATCTTTCAGAGCACTTTAAAATCCCTCTCTTTGTCGCTTCTAAGTCTGCGTTGAGTCGCGAAATAACGAGCCAATTCGAGCTAAATACTGTTGTAGGCAACGATGGATATTTGAGATTGCTTGAAGAACTGAACAACTCGAGGTTTGATTGGATATTTGTCAGTGGTTCAAGGATAATGGAAGAGCTGGCTGTAAGGAATATGCCCAATAAGCTTGTTTACGTATCGCTTAATGAATACATGGCTTGTGGGATTGGAGCATGCAAGGGATGTGCGGTTGAGACTATGAATGGAATTAAACACGCGTGCACCGATGGACCAGTTTTTAGGGGTGATGAGATATGGGCAAGGCACTAA
- a CDS encoding MFS transporter has product MKSTKFSFTKLLLLGFGFFGISLLWPLYNSYVPIFLKDFNLSSTLIGFVMTIDNIFAIIMLPLIGVLSDQTRTQLGRRMPYILVGAPLSAITFALIPLTRAWQLLWLMMLNIIFMNFFMALFRSPVIALMPDITPSEYRSQANGVINFMGGVGALLAFFAGKPLYDKHYSLPFYVGAIVMVFSQLLVVLFIKEDEKYRTRSGEKIRFENVYKKTMLELSENLRDVFKSNEKSLLMMLLSILLWFIGYNALETFFTSYAKFQMGIKESTGALVLGFFSLTFMLFAIPAGFIGSKIGRKKTMTIGLLIVIAILLGVIVSTRLISDANLLTKVFFALFAIGGLGWAMVNVNSLPTIVDMTVEEKVGGYTGLYYFFSMAANIIAPPLAGFFIDKIGYNTLIILTLVFFLLAILTLQFVKRGDVKVRK; this is encoded by the coding sequence ATGAAGAGCACAAAGTTTTCATTCACAAAGTTACTTCTGCTTGGATTTGGCTTTTTTGGTATCAGTTTGTTATGGCCACTGTACAACTCGTATGTTCCGATATTTCTCAAAGACTTTAATTTGTCGTCCACACTTATCGGATTTGTGATGACCATTGACAACATCTTTGCGATCATCATGCTTCCACTTATCGGTGTTCTCAGTGACCAAACCAGAACACAACTCGGAAGGCGCATGCCCTATATACTCGTTGGTGCACCACTTTCGGCGATTACCTTTGCACTGATACCACTAACAAGAGCCTGGCAACTGTTGTGGTTGATGATGCTCAATATCATCTTCATGAACTTCTTCATGGCTCTCTTCCGCTCGCCCGTTATCGCACTTATGCCGGACATAACTCCTTCCGAATATAGAAGCCAAGCAAATGGAGTTATAAATTTCATGGGCGGTGTTGGTGCATTACTTGCGTTTTTTGCAGGCAAACCGCTTTACGACAAGCATTATTCACTTCCATTCTATGTCGGTGCAATCGTTATGGTCTTTTCTCAATTGCTTGTTGTTCTCTTCATTAAGGAAGACGAAAAGTACCGCACTAGAAGTGGGGAGAAGATCAGGTTTGAGAATGTTTACAAAAAGACCATGCTTGAATTATCAGAAAACTTAAGAGACGTTTTCAAATCGAACGAAAAAAGCTTACTCATGATGCTTTTATCTATCCTTTTGTGGTTCATTGGCTACAACGCTCTCGAAACATTCTTCACAAGTTATGCGAAATTCCAAATGGGTATCAAAGAGAGCACAGGAGCGCTCGTCCTTGGATTCTTCTCTTTAACGTTCATGCTCTTTGCTATTCCTGCAGGTTTCATAGGCTCTAAAATCGGTAGAAAGAAAACGATGACTATCGGATTGTTAATAGTAATTGCAATACTTCTTGGGGTTATTGTTTCGACAAGGCTTATTTCAGACGCGAATTTACTTACGAAAGTATTCTTTGCACTTTTTGCAATAGGTGGCTTGGGATGGGCGATGGTTAATGTCAATTCATTACCAACAATCGTTGACATGACCGTCGAAGAGAAAGTTGGAGGTTACACAGGTTTGTATTACTTCTTCTCAATGGCTGCAAATATCATAGCTCCTCCACTGGCGGGATTTTTCATCGATAAGATAGGCTACAATACACTCATCATTCTAACGTTGGTATTTTTCTTACTTGCCATACTCACACTCCAGTTTGTGAAGAGAGGAGATGTTAAGGTTCGAAAATAA
- a CDS encoding ABC transporter permease subunit, whose translation MRKEFYDMRVRFFGVFIVILGLFFIVAPFQKFTVSMLEGYSGNPMIEKFLPGAMLNRLKEWNFYINSQWYGKNFGQMVGIIGIIMGFPLFAREFENGTIIFLLVRKPRRWIYFTKFTTAAIATVLLMVLGALLPLVYSVVVGKEYAVSVVPKFMVHNIFGALLWYAVSAFFSVLFNEQVKPLLASLGLLALTTTAGLLKPLRYLNTFSYQLGISVFEKGKVDVGYTFGVIVIISLFVVAGYFVFECKEV comes from the coding sequence ATGAGGAAAGAGTTTTACGATATGAGAGTGAGATTTTTTGGGGTGTTTATCGTGATTTTAGGGCTCTTCTTTATAGTCGCTCCGTTCCAAAAGTTCACAGTTTCAATGCTTGAAGGTTACTCTGGCAATCCGATGATTGAAAAATTCTTGCCAGGAGCTATGTTGAACAGGCTTAAGGAATGGAACTTCTATATAAATTCTCAGTGGTATGGGAAGAATTTTGGACAGATGGTTGGGATTATAGGTATAATAATGGGATTTCCGCTCTTTGCAAGGGAATTTGAAAATGGTACAATTATCTTCCTGCTTGTCAGAAAACCGCGCAGGTGGATATATTTCACAAAGTTCACGACAGCAGCCATTGCTACGGTTTTATTGATGGTGCTAGGTGCTTTGCTACCGTTAGTCTATTCAGTTGTGGTTGGCAAGGAGTATGCAGTTTCTGTTGTTCCGAAATTCATGGTTCATAACATCTTTGGAGCACTTTTGTGGTATGCTGTAAGTGCATTCTTCTCGGTACTCTTTAACGAACAGGTGAAACCACTTCTTGCATCACTCGGCTTACTTGCGCTAACAACCACGGCTGGGTTGCTTAAACCTTTAAGATACCTCAATACGTTCAGTTACCAGCTTGGGATAAGTGTCTTTGAGAAAGGAAAAGTCGACGTTGGTTATACGTTTGGAGTAATTGTAATAATTTCTTTGTTCGTTGTGGCAGGTTATTTCGTTTTCGAGTGTAAGGAGGTTTAG
- a CDS encoding galactokinase, with the protein MVIYSPGRANLIGEHTDYNDGFVLPFAIKRYIKIEIEPSKRFKVFSQQLKKGIEFDTPTKTNSWADYVIGMIVKLQEHGYRVEPFTMHVDSDLPMGAGLSSSAALEVGAGYAISQMMGYEINREELAKIAHECEVEFVGVRCGIMDQYTVALSKEDHALFIDTMTREYKYVPLRLDDTKLYLINSGVKHELGSSEYNKRRHECELSLQAMGKSSFREVTLEDVEKIQDPVLKKRALHVVTENARVLKTLTALEDDNLVLVGKYLYESHYSLKDNYEVSCEEIDFLIEKLREYSNVLGARIVGAGFGGSIIVLAKGNFESIFEKVAASYRVKFGISPTLLNVETSNGVHRVL; encoded by the coding sequence TAACGATGGGTTCGTACTGCCGTTTGCCATAAAGCGCTATATAAAGATAGAGATTGAACCATCAAAAAGGTTTAAGGTATTTTCCCAGCAGTTGAAAAAGGGAATAGAATTCGATACACCAACGAAGACAAACTCTTGGGCAGACTATGTAATAGGCATGATTGTGAAATTGCAAGAACATGGCTACCGAGTGGAACCGTTCACAATGCACGTTGATTCTGACCTCCCAATGGGTGCTGGGCTGTCGAGCTCTGCCGCTTTAGAAGTGGGGGCAGGGTATGCAATTTCCCAAATGATGGGTTATGAGATAAACCGCGAAGAGCTGGCCAAAATCGCACACGAGTGTGAAGTGGAGTTCGTTGGTGTACGTTGCGGGATAATGGACCAGTACACTGTTGCACTATCAAAAGAAGACCATGCTCTCTTTATTGATACGATGACAAGAGAATACAAATACGTCCCTCTACGCCTTGATGATACCAAACTCTACCTTATCAATTCCGGTGTTAAGCACGAATTAGGCTCGTCCGAGTACAACAAGAGAAGACATGAATGTGAACTTTCACTTCAGGCAATGGGTAAGTCTTCGTTCAGGGAAGTAACACTCGAAGATGTTGAGAAAATCCAAGATCCCGTATTGAAAAAACGCGCATTGCACGTTGTTACTGAAAATGCAAGGGTATTGAAAACACTGACTGCACTCGAAGATGACAATTTGGTTCTTGTCGGAAAATACCTCTATGAATCACATTACAGCCTAAAAGATAATTACGAAGTTTCCTGCGAAGAAATTGATTTTCTTATCGAAAAACTCAGAGAATATTCAAACGTTTTAGGTGCAAGAATAGTGGGAGCAGGCTTTGGCGGAAGCATTATTGTACTTGCGAAAGGCAACTTTGAAAGCATATTTGAAAAAGTGGCAGCATCTTACAGAGTAAAATTTGGAATCTCACCAACTCTATTAAACGTTGAGACCAGCAACGGGGTACACAGGGTGTTGTAA
- a CDS encoding sulfurtransferase TusA family protein: protein MAKYAVTKSLDVRGEVCPVPDVETKRALKDMKPGEILEVWVDYPMSKERIPETVKAMGHEVLEIEEVGPSEWKIYIKVNG from the coding sequence ATGGCGAAATATGCAGTTACAAAGTCATTAGACGTCAGGGGAGAAGTTTGTCCAGTTCCGGATGTAGAAACAAAGAGAGCACTCAAGGATATGAAACCTGGTGAAATCCTTGAAGTTTGGGTCGATTATCCAATGTCGAAAGAAAGAATTCCCGAAACCGTCAAGGCAATGGGACATGAAGTTCTTGAAATTGAAGAAGTTGGTCCAAGTGAATGGAAAATATACATAAAAGTAAATGGCTGA
- a CDS encoding class II aldolase/adducin family protein, with product MAKRKVEKFSFDYDIAASIIDYARKVSEEGLTKGTWGNISVRDGGYIYITPSGFPYDKLTPKHITVVDSKGNKVYGELAPSSELPLHIEIYDKRADVHAVIHTHPIYSTIVSITLQEIPPIVEDAVMILGERLFVSEYALPGTKELAKNAVKSLGDNHCVFLKNHGLVAVGENLHEAFVATLVAEKTAQIYIEALKIGNVSVLPSEHARVLREKYLKSYRQK from the coding sequence ATGGCTAAGAGAAAGGTAGAAAAATTCTCATTCGATTACGACATTGCTGCATCAATAATCGACTACGCACGTAAAGTTTCCGAAGAAGGTCTAACGAAAGGTACATGGGGGAATATAAGCGTTAGAGATGGTGGGTACATATACATTACACCTTCAGGCTTTCCCTACGATAAATTGACACCTAAACATATCACCGTTGTGGATTCCAAAGGTAATAAAGTCTACGGTGAATTAGCTCCTTCTTCAGAGTTACCACTCCACATCGAAATCTATGATAAGAGAGCAGACGTACACGCCGTAATTCACACGCATCCTATTTATTCTACAATAGTCTCTATAACTTTACAGGAAATCCCGCCAATTGTTGAAGATGCGGTCATGATTCTTGGTGAACGCCTTTTTGTCTCGGAATACGCGCTCCCGGGGACGAAAGAACTCGCTAAAAATGCTGTAAAGTCACTCGGAGACAACCACTGCGTCTTTCTAAAAAACCACGGCCTTGTGGCCGTGGGTGAGAACCTACATGAGGCATTCGTTGCAACACTCGTTGCCGAAAAGACTGCACAGATATACATCGAAGCACTCAAAATTGGAAATGTTTCAGTCTTACCATCCGAGCATGCAAGAGTACTGAGAGAAAAGTATCTTAAATCGTACAGGCAAAAGTGA
- a CDS encoding dihydroorotase, which yields MTVQIFDYASAKIVNSKVDIDFPERFDTENPALVLSPPFVDIHTHVRLNDQEDYDSLNRAALVGGFGACVIQPNTKPPIENLGVLENHIRLSKGKEVKFLHTVSLFGDIEDLDELENFKDNITGWSTDGIRYTSEDLVRAFSRKKNVLVFDHSQIHEIPGDFYIGTSLPNALRTYSNEAIAICRTVLTGLEFGFNKFHIQHVSTVQSLEMIEFLRRKAQITCEVTPHHVFFLPEDIRNTNQKINPPISKDRDALVKAVRDGVITCFATDHAPHPEKGDSFEQAPYGSSHIEVAFSVYLTVFQDVELVLRNLTVNPLRVLDKTYEMLDLHFPDDAVLIDTSAEYVVESRKFLSKGKNCAFEGQRLKGRILGVRRNGRWVYWNGEFLN from the coding sequence ATGACTGTGCAGATCTTTGATTATGCTTCCGCTAAGATAGTCAACTCCAAGGTTGATATCGATTTTCCTGAAAGGTTTGACACAGAAAATCCAGCGCTTGTCTTATCTCCACCGTTTGTAGACATTCACACTCACGTAAGGCTAAACGACCAAGAAGATTATGATTCACTTAACCGTGCTGCACTTGTTGGAGGATTCGGTGCGTGCGTTATACAACCAAACACAAAACCGCCGATTGAGAATTTAGGTGTTTTGGAAAATCATATCAGATTGTCAAAAGGTAAAGAAGTGAAGTTCTTGCACACTGTAAGTCTGTTTGGAGATATTGAAGACCTAGACGAACTTGAGAATTTCAAAGATAACATCACTGGTTGGTCGACTGACGGAATTAGATACACAAGCGAAGATTTGGTAAGAGCGTTTTCAAGAAAGAAAAATGTACTTGTTTTTGACCATTCGCAAATTCACGAGATACCAGGAGATTTTTACATAGGAACAAGTCTTCCAAATGCATTAAGAACTTACTCAAACGAAGCAATAGCGATATGTCGAACCGTCTTGACAGGTTTGGAATTCGGTTTTAATAAGTTCCACATCCAGCACGTTTCAACAGTCCAGTCTTTAGAGATGATTGAATTTCTCAGAAGGAAAGCGCAAATCACCTGTGAAGTAACTCCTCACCATGTGTTTTTCCTTCCGGAAGATATAAGGAATACCAACCAAAAGATTAATCCCCCAATTTCAAAAGATAGAGATGCACTCGTAAAGGCAGTTCGAGATGGGGTTATAACCTGCTTTGCCACTGACCATGCACCGCATCCTGAGAAGGGTGATAGTTTTGAACAAGCACCGTACGGAAGTTCCCACATAGAGGTTGCGTTCTCGGTGTATCTCACAGTTTTCCAAGATGTAGAGCTAGTCTTGAGGAATCTGACCGTTAATCCTCTGAGGGTGCTTGATAAAACCTACGAAATGTTAGACTTGCACTTTCCAGACGATGCGGTACTGATTGACACAAGCGCTGAGTACGTTGTTGAGAGTAGAAAATTTTTGAGTAAAGGGAAAAACTGCGCATTTGAAGGGCAAAGGTTGAAAGGAAGAATTTTGGGAGTAAGGCGAAACGGAAGGTGGGTGTATTGGAATGGCGAGTTTCTCAATTAA
- a CDS encoding ABC transporter ATP-binding protein, whose translation MTTLKNEDTLVLSVRNLKKYYGNIRAVDGVSFDVKRGEIFALLGPNGAGKTTTIKCILGFRRKDEGEIILNGTVSFVPDGKELYGSYTVERMVKVAKELTDRFDEKKCIEYVERFEIPVDEKVSSLSSGQTTQLYLAIAFSQQSDLYIFDEPTWGLDPIVRNQVLEMIREIPLDGKSVFYTSHILSEVEKVADKVAIMSKGKIMDIGYLDDMKEKYCAVSVPKDLKDVTVEGYKYKSTESEDIYIVTKDYAISKNLEFSAVPFEAIFEALVLDRNNFNAKTKDIQ comes from the coding sequence ATGACAACTCTAAAGAATGAAGATACTTTAGTTCTTAGCGTTAGGAATTTGAAGAAATACTACGGTAACATTCGGGCTGTAGACGGTGTTTCTTTTGATGTGAAAAGGGGCGAAATTTTTGCACTGCTTGGGCCAAACGGTGCAGGAAAGACAACAACCATCAAGTGTATTCTTGGGTTTAGGAGAAAAGATGAGGGTGAAATTATTTTGAACGGGACTGTTTCTTTTGTTCCAGACGGAAAAGAGCTGTACGGCTCGTACACTGTAGAGCGTATGGTGAAAGTAGCTAAGGAGCTAACGGATAGATTTGACGAAAAGAAGTGTATAGAGTATGTTGAAAGGTTTGAAATTCCGGTTGATGAGAAGGTATCGAGCTTGTCGAGTGGTCAAACAACGCAGCTTTACCTTGCTATCGCTTTTTCACAGCAATCAGACCTCTACATCTTCGACGAGCCAACATGGGGATTGGATCCAATAGTGAGGAATCAAGTTCTTGAGATGATAAGAGAGATCCCGCTTGATGGTAAAAGTGTCTTTTATACCAGCCATATCCTGAGTGAAGTTGAAAAGGTTGCGGATAAAGTTGCAATTATGAGTAAGGGGAAGATAATGGATATCGGATATCTTGACGATATGAAGGAAAAGTACTGTGCTGTGAGTGTTCCTAAAGACCTCAAAGATGTGACGGTGGAAGGCTATAAATACAAAAGTACAGAAAGTGAAGATATTTACATTGTGACTAAAGATTATGCAATTTCGAAAAATTTGGAATTTTCTGCTGTTCCTTTTGAAGCCATATTTGAAGCGCTCGTTTTGGATAGGAATAATTTCAACGCGAAGACTAAAGATATCCAATAA
- a CDS encoding YbjQ family protein, protein MIVVTTDFVPGYEIVETLGVVTGSIVNSKHLGKDIAAAFKTLAGGEIKSYTELLIESRNMALKRMIDEAEKLGADAVVGLRFGSSSVMQSAAEILAYGTAVKLRKKD, encoded by the coding sequence ATGATAGTGGTGACGACTGATTTCGTACCTGGGTATGAAATTGTTGAAACTCTCGGAGTTGTTACTGGGAGCATAGTTAACTCAAAACACTTGGGGAAGGATATCGCAGCTGCCTTTAAGACTTTAGCTGGAGGCGAGATAAAGAGTTATACTGAACTGTTGATAGAAAGCAGGAATATGGCTTTGAAAAGGATGATAGACGAAGCTGAGAAGCTTGGCGCAGATGCTGTTGTTGGATTAAGATTTGGTTCTTCTTCGGTAATGCAAAGTGCGGCAGAAATCCTTGCCTATGGTACGGCTGTAAAGCTAAGAAAGAAGGATTAA
- the pyrE gene encoding orotate phosphoribosyltransferase, with product MEVTQRVLEILRITGALLEGHFILSSGLHSTNYVQCAKVFEYPEYGEEIGELIAKKVLDAGVKVDVVVGPALGGVIVAYEVSRKLKSRAIFTEREDNIMKLRRGFEIHEKENVLVVEDVVTTGKSTLEVVEVVESSGGQIVGFASVINRSGMENPFENLNEKFKGKPYFYLVKFDFPTYKPEDCPLCKSGIPAVKPGSRKMNAK from the coding sequence ATGGAAGTAACACAAAGAGTTTTGGAAATCCTCAGGATAACCGGGGCTTTGTTGGAAGGACATTTCATACTCTCTTCTGGACTGCACTCAACAAATTATGTACAATGTGCAAAGGTCTTTGAGTATCCAGAATACGGTGAAGAAATTGGCGAATTAATAGCCAAAAAGGTGTTAGATGCTGGAGTGAAGGTCGATGTCGTTGTTGGACCTGCGCTTGGTGGTGTTATTGTAGCTTACGAGGTGAGCAGAAAGCTGAAATCACGGGCGATTTTTACAGAACGGGAAGATAATATCATGAAACTGCGCAGAGGGTTTGAAATACACGAAAAAGAGAATGTGCTTGTCGTCGAAGATGTGGTTACAACAGGTAAGTCAACACTTGAAGTTGTAGAAGTGGTGGAAAGTTCCGGTGGGCAAATAGTGGGATTCGCAAGTGTTATCAATAGGTCAGGAATGGAGAATCCATTTGAAAATCTAAACGAAAAATTTAAAGGGAAGCCTTACTTCTACTTGGTGAAGTTCGACTTCCCCACTTATAAGCCTGAGGATTGTCCACTTTGCAAGTCCGGAATTCCTGCCGTAAAACCTGGGAGCAGGAAGATGAACGCGAAGTGA
- the pyrF gene encoding orotidine-5'-phosphate decarboxylase translates to MFTLVSTNAAQHTKVRVVTEPVLSLDMEDPIGFIEKFGSFDCVKVGHNLAVQGKRVLDYFYDKGYKVILDLKFSDIPSTVARSIRAWDHPAIVGFTVHANAGIESVKAALDSTDKMIFSVIKLTSLPGRLEDFENVIIGLSRLGSSFVLPGTWALKMRSKIGGAILVPGIRMEQSKDDQKDVVSLWDIFGVANFAVLGREVYKAKDPREKIEFIKEKVKLWK, encoded by the coding sequence ATGTTTACGTTGGTTAGTACGAATGCTGCACAGCATACTAAAGTAAGGGTCGTTACCGAACCTGTTTTAAGCCTCGATATGGAAGATCCAATCGGGTTTATTGAAAAGTTCGGAAGTTTCGACTGTGTTAAAGTAGGTCACAATCTCGCTGTCCAAGGAAAGAGGGTCTTAGATTACTTCTACGATAAAGGTTACAAGGTGATTCTGGACCTAAAGTTTTCTGATATTCCATCAACAGTTGCAAGGTCTATAAGAGCGTGGGATCATCCAGCCATCGTTGGTTTTACGGTCCATGCAAATGCAGGTATAGAAAGTGTGAAGGCGGCGCTCGATTCTACCGATAAGATGATATTCTCCGTTATTAAGCTCACATCACTACCTGGAAGGCTAGAAGATTTTGAAAATGTTATCATAGGGCTTTCGAGACTTGGCTCTTCGTTTGTTCTACCTGGAACATGGGCATTAAAGATGCGCAGCAAAATAGGTGGTGCGATACTTGTTCCAGGCATTAGAATGGAGCAGTCAAAGGACGACCAAAAAGATGTTGTATCGCTGTGGGACATATTTGGAGTTGCAAACTTTGCTGTGCTTGGACGAGAAGTCTATAAAGCAAAAGACCCAAGAGAGAAAATTGAGTTTATCAAAGAGAAGGTGAAATTATGGAAGTAA
- a CDS encoding dihydroorotate dehydrogenase, translating into MGKALNLRTPIVIASGPGGFGEYLNVSSVDWSYVGAYTLKTVTLNPKSGNKPPRMYASKEFLINRIGLENPGFDGLRKMVEDGTIDKLASIVPLILSLGGDSFDEYVEITKLCRPFLDKFIAVEYNFSCPNVHHGGLSIMVDREEWRRLLKAIRTETDAFIIAKLGIESGFVEEMARIVSSEGWDGVTVINTIRGLMVNSEGQTVLGGLSGPALYPIALRAVYEVRKALPDIYIIASGGVYAPEQVREMLRFGANAVSVGSALFHDESVLNEMGKEFSR; encoded by the coding sequence ATGGGCAAGGCACTAAATTTAAGAACACCCATTGTGATTGCATCAGGTCCTGGCGGATTTGGTGAGTACCTCAATGTTAGCTCCGTGGACTGGTCGTACGTTGGAGCCTATACTTTAAAGACTGTAACGCTCAATCCTAAATCGGGTAATAAGCCACCGAGGATGTACGCTTCAAAAGAATTTTTGATCAACCGCATTGGCTTGGAAAATCCGGGATTTGATGGTTTACGAAAAATGGTTGAAGATGGGACAATTGATAAATTGGCTTCAATAGTACCACTAATTTTAAGCCTTGGAGGAGATTCTTTCGATGAATACGTTGAAATAACAAAGCTTTGCAGACCATTCTTGGATAAGTTCATAGCTGTAGAATACAATTTCTCCTGCCCTAATGTGCACCACGGAGGGCTTTCGATAATGGTGGATAGAGAAGAGTGGCGCAGATTGCTAAAAGCGATAAGAACAGAAACAGATGCATTTATCATTGCAAAACTGGGTATTGAAAGCGGATTTGTGGAAGAGATGGCGAGGATTGTTAGTAGCGAAGGATGGGATGGAGTAACGGTTATTAATACAATCCGTGGGCTTATGGTTAATAGTGAAGGACAAACGGTATTGGGCGGTCTATCAGGTCCTGCTCTTTATCCTATCGCTCTTAGGGCTGTGTACGAGGTGAGAAAAGCTCTGCCAGATATTTACATCATCGCCTCTGGAGGAGTTTACGCACCAGAACAAGTGCGTGAGATGTTGAGATTTGGTGCAAATGCCGTAAGTGTCGGTAGTGCGCTCTTTCACGATGAATCGGTGTTGAATGAAATGGGTAAAGAATTCTCCAGATAG
- a CDS encoding GntR family transcriptional regulator, with amino-acid sequence MWFVVDPHSSVPIYAQIKEKIKAMILNSKLKPGDSLPSIRTLAKDIGVNVNTVARAYRELELEGIIRAERGERYAVVGFEDKIYFETKERLIKELKSVLKRCQDLGISKEEVLRLLEEVYMHQNEGGDEYDNSKE; translated from the coding sequence GTGTGGTTTGTTGTAGATCCTCATTCTTCGGTACCGATTTATGCTCAGATTAAAGAAAAGATAAAGGCAATGATATTGAATTCGAAACTGAAGCCTGGTGATTCGTTACCTTCGATAAGAACTCTTGCGAAAGATATTGGGGTGAATGTGAATACTGTTGCCCGGGCTTATCGTGAGCTGGAATTGGAAGGTATTATACGTGCTGAGCGAGGCGAGAGGTATGCTGTCGTAGGATTTGAAGACAAGATTTATTTCGAGACTAAAGAGAGGCTTATCAAAGAACTAAAGAGTGTCTTAAAACGGTGCCAGGATTTGGGTATAAGTAAGGAAGAAGTTCTTAGGTTGTTAGAAGAGGTCTATATGCACCAAAATGAAGGAGGAGACGAGTATGACAACTCTAAAGAATGA